A region from the Ctenopharyngodon idella isolate HZGC_01 chromosome 13, HZGC01, whole genome shotgun sequence genome encodes:
- the map3k4 gene encoding mitogen-activated protein kinase kinase kinase 4 isoform X1 encodes MEPPDEIRLKDSSKDVPQRNTEVDESWDEPSQEEENLYSTSPPRTPRQMKRMSNKHQRNSQGSKGKEKPSSSSPLSQREREGARSAEPPEEHSYKQEKKQRFNQRSNERDSKFEGSFMLDSVSKSSTIGSRNMDPRKPYLSLGMLPVRTHRQTSRTDCPADRLKFFETLRLLLKLTSMSSKKKEKEQRGLENTAFMGQNNEVIWLELQAWHARRSVNEQDLYLYTARQAIPDIINEVLHFKVDYSSLAGLESNASVEESNSCHGETNCRDDPFSFTTCSTSWGEIDAAAPLSSALECREHLQRQRVAFDQVKRVMSLLESVEALYPSLQTLQKDYEKYAARDFQGRVQALCLWLNITQDLNQKLRVMGTVLGLRDLSRIGWPIFEIPSPRCSRGNEDDEDDTESTATFTADNDGEERTLSEATSDGEQSPCLTPKFSRLISEEEFLPRDNETCYCPTAIYRPFVDKALKQMGLRKLILRLHKLMDRSLQRSRTALLSHMPSQELSVVPGYSLQHCDYLPELSRHVSGQVEEEAESGQVSWEELMDMDLPSFRPAFLVLCRVLLNVIHECLKLRLEQRPAGEPSLLSIKQLVRECKEVLKGGLLMKQYYQFMLRGVVTDPQGLQTNANIDEFEEDLHKMLEVYFDYMRSWIQMLQQLPQASHSLKNLLEEEWNFSKVITPYIRGGEAQSGKLFCDIAGMLLKSTGDFLDAGLQKSGNEFWECADDSTASDEIRRSVIETSRSLKELFHEARERASKALGFAKMLRKDLEIAAEFSLTSGVPSLLQALKAKNYVKVQIPGLEELQVFVPCNLMDQRLVILQLLNAAAGKDCSKEPDEIPEFEAYLLMSKHGVGESTTDGTWAEWDGTVLKLVPQMETVDTLRAMKVDNLLLVVMQSAHLVTQRKAFQLSMEEILTLSREQTSSQPLIVCALEQLKNEALQLCIKINTAIDRVEYMFMSEFEAEVEETEKATLQQYYREAMIQGYNFAFEYHKEVVRLMSGEFRRRIGERYIAFARKWMNFVLTKCESGRGTRPRWATQGFDFLQAIEAAFISALPEDDFLSLQALMNECIGHVIGKPHSPVSSMYFGPRNSPRPVKVPRCHSDPPNPYLFIPSSHAEGFSCRSLPCDLRTQLCPPGPRPAPPLPPGEHGHATKSSGGVPNDIRGSNVHENDRLSSVAAELHFKSLSRHSSPTEDREEPSYPKGDPSSTARRSWELRNFISQSKDTAARQSPMEAVRRSIRTFDDKHYLLMRQRNIIGQVCNTPKSYDNVMHVGLRKVTFKWQRGNKIGEGQYGKVYTCINVDTGELMAMKEIRFQPNDHKTIKETADELKIFEGIKHPNLVRYFGVELHREEMYIFMEYCDEGTLEEVSRLGLQEHVIRLYSKQITTAINVLHEHGIVHRDIKGANIFLTSSGLIKLGDFGCSVKLKNNAQTMPGEVNSTLGTAAYMAPEVITRAKGEGHGRAADIWSLGCVLIEMVTGKRPWHEYEHNFQIMYKVGMGHKPPIPEKLSTEGKDFLAHCLESEPKRRWTASALLDHPFVKVCTDEE; translated from the exons AGAAGCCGTCTTCCTCCAGCCCGTTGTCTCAACGAGAACGTGAAGGAGCCAGATCAGCCGAGCCTCCTGAAGAACACAGCTACAAGCAGGAAAAGAAGCAGCGCTTCAATCAGCGCTCCAACGAGCGGGACAGCAAGTTTGAGGGCTCCTTCATGCTGGATTCGGTGTCCAAGTCCAGTACCATTGGTTCCAGAAACATGGATCCCCGCAAGCCCTACCTGAGCCTGGGCATGCTGCCTGTGCGCACCCACCGGCAGACCTCACGCACAGACTGTCCGGCGGACCGCCTCAAGTTCTTTGAGACTCTGCGGCTGCTGCTTaaactcacctccatgtcatccaagaagAAGGAGAAGGAGCAGCGTGGCCTGGAGAACACTGCCTTCATGGGCCAGAACAACGAGGTCATCTGGTTGGAGTTGCAGGCCTGGCATGCCCGCCGTAGCGTCAATGAGCAGGACTTGTACCTATACACTGCCCGCCAAGCCATACCTGACATCATCAACGAGGTTCTGCACTTCAAAGTGGATTATAGCAGCCTAGCCGGGCTTGAGAGCAACGCCTCGGTCGAGGAGAGCAACTCCTGTCACGGTGAAACCAACTGCAGGGACGATCCGTTTAGCTTTACCACCTGTTCCACGTCCTGGGGAGAGATTGATGCCGCTGCTCCACTTTCTTCAGCGCTGGAGTGCCGGGAGCACCTGCAAAGGCAGCGAGTAGCTTTCGATCAGGTCAAGCGGGTCATGTCTCTGTTGGAGTCAGTGGAGGCTCTTTACCCATCACTGCAAACCTTGCAGAAGGACTACGAAAAGTACGCAGCTCGGGATTTCCAGGGCAGGGTGCAGGCGCTCTGCTTGTGGCTCAATATCACTCAGGACCTGAACCAGAAGCTGCGTGTAATGGGCACCGTGCTGGGCCTCAGGGACCTTTCCCGCATCGGCTGGCCCATCTTCGAGATCCCCTCGCCTCGCTGTTCCCGTGGCAATGAGGATGATGAGGATGACACTGAGTCCACCGCTACCTTCACCGCCGACAACGACGGGGAGGAAAGGACCTTGAGCGAGGCGACAAGTGATGGGGAGCAGTCGCCTTGCCTCACACCAAAGTTTTCACGCCTCATTTCAGAGGAGGAGTTTCTCCCACGGGACAACGAGACCTGCTACTGTCCCACTGCCATATACAGGCCGTTTGTGGATAAGGCACTTAAACAGATGGGACTGCGTAAACTGATCCTCAGACTGCACAAGCTGATGGACCGCTCGCTGCAGAGGTCCAGAACTGCTCTGTTGAGTCACATGCCGTCTCAAGAG CTGTCAGTGGTCCCGGGTTATTCTTTGCAGCACTGTGACTACCTTCCAGAGCTATCTCGTCACGTGTCTGGTCAGGTGGAAGAGGAGGCGGAGTCAGGACAAGTATCGTGGGAGGAGCTAATGGATATGGACCTGCCCTCATTCCGGCCGGCTTTCTTGGTGCTTTGCCGTGTGCTGCTAAATGTTATTCACGAGTGCCTAAAACTGCGCCTTGAGCAAAGGCCTGCAGGGGAACCATCCCTGCTTAGCATCAAGCAG TTGGTGCGTGAGTGTAAAGAGGTTCTTAAAGGAGGGCTCCTGATGAAGCAGTACTACCAGTTCATGCTGCGAGGCGTCGTCACTGACCCCCAGGGTCTGCAGACTAACGCCAACATCGACGAGTTTGAGGAGGATCTCCATAAAATGCTAGAG GTGTACTTTGACTATATGCGCAGCTGGATCCAGATGTTACAGCAGCTGCCTCAAGCCTCCCACAGCCTGAAGAACCTGCTGGAGGAGGAGTGGAACTTCTCCAAAGTCATCACTCCATACATCCGGGGTGGAGAAGCCCAGTCTGGGAAACTGTTTTG TGATATTGCTGGCATGCTGCTAAAATCCACTGGAGACTTTCTGGATGCAGGACTTCAGAAGAGTGGCAATGAGTTCTGGGAGTGTGCAGATGATAGCACTGCCTCGGATGAAATCAG GCGTTCAGTGATTGAGACAAGTCGCTCACTCAAAGAGCTCTTCCATGAAGCCAGGGAGAGAGCATCTAAAGCGCTGGGCTTTGCCAAGATGCTGCGCAAG GATCTTGAGATTGCTGCAGAATTCAGCCTAACAAGTGGAGTACCCTCTCTCCTCCAAGCTCTGAAGGCCAAGAATTACGTCAAA GTTCAAATCCCAGGACTGGAAGAGCTCCAGGTGTTTGTCCCTTGTAATCTGATGGACCAGCGGCTGGTCATCTTGCAGCTGTTAAATGCAGCAGCTGGAAAGGACTGCTCAAAAGAGCCAGACGAGATCCCAGAATTTGAGGCCTACCTGCTCATGAGCAAGCATGGAGTCGGGGAATCGACCACCGATGGAACTTGGGCTGAGTGGGATGGCACTGTGCTCAAACTGGTGCCTCAGATGGAGACTGTGGACACTTTACGGGCCATGAAG GTGGACAATCTCTTGCTGGTTGTGATGCAGTCGGCCCACTTGGTGACACAACGCAAAGCTTTCCAGTTATCAATGGAAGAAATTCTCACCCTCAGCCGAGAGCAGACATCCAGCCAGCCGCTTATCGTCTGCGCCCTGGAACAGCTCAAG AATGAAGCTCTCCAGCTGTGCATCAAGATCAACACAGCAATCGACCGTGTGGAATACATGTTCATGTCAGAGTTTGAGGCTGAGGTGGAGGAGACAGAGAAGGCCACACTGCAGCAGTATTACAGAGAGGCCATGATTCAGGGCTACAACTTTGCTTTTGAG TACCATAAAGAGGTTGTTCGGCTGATGTCTGGAGAGTTCAGACGACGAATAGGGGAGCGCTACATCGCTTTTGCCCGCAAGTGGATGAACTTTGTCCTCACAAAGTGTGAAAGTGGAAGAGGCACTCGTCCACG GTGGGCGACACAGGGCTTTGATTTTCTTCAAGCGATTGAGGCTGCGTTTATATCAGCCTTGCCAGAAGATGACTTTCTG AGTCTGCAAGCTCTGATGAATGAATGTATCGGTCATGTTATCGGCAAACCGCACAGTCCAGTCAGCAGTATGTACTTTG GCCCACGAAACAGCCCTCGACCTGTCAAAGTCCCCCGTTGCCATAGTGATCCTCCAAACCCATACCTCTTCATCCCTTCATCTCATGCCGAGGGTTTCAG CTGTCGGAGTCTCCCGTGTGATCTGCGTACCCAGTTGTGTCCCCCAGGTCCCCGCCCCGCCCCTCCATTACCCCCAGGGGAACACGGCCACGCCACCAAATCTTCCGGCGGCGTGCCCAATGACATCAG GGGCTCCAATGTACATGAGAACGACCGTCTCTCATCTGTGGCGGCGGAGCTGCATTTTAAATCCCTCAGTCGCCATTCTAGCCCGACAGAGGACAGAGAAG AGCCCTCGTATCCTAAAGGAGACCCCAGCAGTACGGCCCGCCGCAGCTGGGAGCTCCGCAACTTCATCAGCCAGTCAAAAG ACACAGCAGCACGTCAAAGCCCTATGGAGGCTGTGCGGCGCTCCATACGCACCTTCGACGACAAGCACTATTTGCTCATGAGACAGCGAAACATCATAGGACAGGTGTGCAACACCCCCAAGTCCTACGATAATGTCATGCATGTGGGCCTGCGCAAGGTCACCTTCAAATGGCAGAGAGGCAACAAGATAG GCGAAGGGCAGTATGGAAAGGTTTACACTTGCATCAATGTGGACACTGGTGAACTGATGGCCATGAAGGAG ATTCGCTTTCAGCCCAATGACCACAAAACCATAAAGGAAACGGCCGATGAGCTGAAGATATTTGAAGGAATCAAACATCCCAACCTTGTCCGCTACTTTGGCGTTGAGCTGCACAGG GAGGAGATGTATATCTTTATGGAGTACTGTGACGAGGGGACCCTGGAGGAAGTGTCTAGACTGGGTCTGCAGGAACACGTCATCCGCCTCTACAGCAAGCAGATCACAACGGCAATCAACGTGCTCCATGAACACGGCATTGTCCACCGTGACATTAAAG GAGCCAATATCTTCCTCACATCATCTGGTTTAATAAAGCTAGGGGACTTCGGCTGCTCCGTGAAGCTAAAGAACAATGCTCAGACGATGCCTGGAGAGGTGAACAGCACACTGGGAACAGCAG CATACATGGCTCCTGAGGTCATCACAAGGGCAAAGGGTGAAGGTCATGGTCGTGCTGCTGATATCTGGAGCCTTGGTTGTGTTCTCATAGAAATGGTCACTGGAAAG AGACCCTGGCACGAATATGAGCATAACTTTCAGATCATGTATAAAGTGGGAATGGGCCACAAACCACCCATTCCTGAAAAGCTGAGCACAGAGGGGAAGGACTTCCTGGCCCATTGCCTAGAGAGTGAACCGAAGCGGCGATGGACCGCCAGTGCCCTGTTGGACCATCCATTTGTCAAG GTCTGCACGGATGAAGAGTGA
- the map3k4 gene encoding mitogen-activated protein kinase kinase kinase 4 isoform X2 — translation MEPPDEIRLKDSSKDVPQRNTEVDESWDEPSQEEENLYSTSPPRTPRQMKRMSNKHQRNSQGSKGKEKPSSSSPLSQREREGARSAEPPEEHSYKQEKKQRFNQRSNERDSKFEGSFMLDSVSKSSTIGSRNMDPRKPYLSLGMLPVRTHRQTSRTDCPADRLKFFETLRLLLKLTSMSSKKKEKEQRGLENTAFMGQNNEVIWLELQAWHARRSVNEQDLYLYTARQAIPDIINEVLHFKVDYSSLAGLESNASVEESNSCHGETNCRDDPFSFTTCSTSWGEIDAAAPLSSALECREHLQRQRVAFDQVKRVMSLLESVEALYPSLQTLQKDYEKYAARDFQGRVQALCLWLNITQDLNQKLRVMGTVLGLRDLSRIGWPIFEIPSPRCSRGNEDDEDDTESTATFTADNDGEERTLSEATSDGEQSPCLTPKFSRLISEEEFLPRDNETCYCPTAIYRPFVDKALKQMGLRKLILRLHKLMDRSLQRSRTALLSHMPSQELSVVPGYSLQHCDYLPELSRHVSGQVEEEAESGQVSWEELMDMDLPSFRPAFLVLCRVLLNVIHECLKLRLEQRPAGEPSLLSIKQLVRECKEVLKGGLLMKQYYQFMLRGVVTDPQGLQTNANIDEFEEDLHKMLEVYFDYMRSWIQMLQQLPQASHSLKNLLEEEWNFSKVITPYIRGGEAQSGKLFCDIAGMLLKSTGDFLDAGLQKSGNEFWECADDSTASDEIRRSVIETSRSLKELFHEARERASKALGFAKMLRKDLEIAAEFSLTSGVPSLLQALKAKNYVKVQIPGLEELQVFVPCNLMDQRLVILQLLNAAAGKDCSKEPDEIPEFEAYLLMSKHGVGESTTDGTWAEWDGTVLKLVPQMETVDTLRAMKVDNLLLVVMQSAHLVTQRKAFQLSMEEILTLSREQTSSQPLIVCALEQLKNEALQLCIKINTAIDRVEYMFMSEFEAEVEETEKATLQQYYREAMIQGYNFAFEYHKEVVRLMSGEFRRRIGERYIAFARKWMNFVLTKCESGRGTRPRWATQGFDFLQAIEAAFISALPEDDFLSLQALMNECIGHVIGKPHSPVSSMYFGPRNSPRPVKVPRCHSDPPNPYLFIPSSHAEGFRGSNVHENDRLSSVAAELHFKSLSRHSSPTEDREEPSYPKGDPSSTARRSWELRNFISQSKDTAARQSPMEAVRRSIRTFDDKHYLLMRQRNIIGQVCNTPKSYDNVMHVGLRKVTFKWQRGNKIGEGQYGKVYTCINVDTGELMAMKEIRFQPNDHKTIKETADELKIFEGIKHPNLVRYFGVELHREEMYIFMEYCDEGTLEEVSRLGLQEHVIRLYSKQITTAINVLHEHGIVHRDIKGANIFLTSSGLIKLGDFGCSVKLKNNAQTMPGEVNSTLGTAAYMAPEVITRAKGEGHGRAADIWSLGCVLIEMVTGKRPWHEYEHNFQIMYKVGMGHKPPIPEKLSTEGKDFLAHCLESEPKRRWTASALLDHPFVKVCTDEE, via the exons AGAAGCCGTCTTCCTCCAGCCCGTTGTCTCAACGAGAACGTGAAGGAGCCAGATCAGCCGAGCCTCCTGAAGAACACAGCTACAAGCAGGAAAAGAAGCAGCGCTTCAATCAGCGCTCCAACGAGCGGGACAGCAAGTTTGAGGGCTCCTTCATGCTGGATTCGGTGTCCAAGTCCAGTACCATTGGTTCCAGAAACATGGATCCCCGCAAGCCCTACCTGAGCCTGGGCATGCTGCCTGTGCGCACCCACCGGCAGACCTCACGCACAGACTGTCCGGCGGACCGCCTCAAGTTCTTTGAGACTCTGCGGCTGCTGCTTaaactcacctccatgtcatccaagaagAAGGAGAAGGAGCAGCGTGGCCTGGAGAACACTGCCTTCATGGGCCAGAACAACGAGGTCATCTGGTTGGAGTTGCAGGCCTGGCATGCCCGCCGTAGCGTCAATGAGCAGGACTTGTACCTATACACTGCCCGCCAAGCCATACCTGACATCATCAACGAGGTTCTGCACTTCAAAGTGGATTATAGCAGCCTAGCCGGGCTTGAGAGCAACGCCTCGGTCGAGGAGAGCAACTCCTGTCACGGTGAAACCAACTGCAGGGACGATCCGTTTAGCTTTACCACCTGTTCCACGTCCTGGGGAGAGATTGATGCCGCTGCTCCACTTTCTTCAGCGCTGGAGTGCCGGGAGCACCTGCAAAGGCAGCGAGTAGCTTTCGATCAGGTCAAGCGGGTCATGTCTCTGTTGGAGTCAGTGGAGGCTCTTTACCCATCACTGCAAACCTTGCAGAAGGACTACGAAAAGTACGCAGCTCGGGATTTCCAGGGCAGGGTGCAGGCGCTCTGCTTGTGGCTCAATATCACTCAGGACCTGAACCAGAAGCTGCGTGTAATGGGCACCGTGCTGGGCCTCAGGGACCTTTCCCGCATCGGCTGGCCCATCTTCGAGATCCCCTCGCCTCGCTGTTCCCGTGGCAATGAGGATGATGAGGATGACACTGAGTCCACCGCTACCTTCACCGCCGACAACGACGGGGAGGAAAGGACCTTGAGCGAGGCGACAAGTGATGGGGAGCAGTCGCCTTGCCTCACACCAAAGTTTTCACGCCTCATTTCAGAGGAGGAGTTTCTCCCACGGGACAACGAGACCTGCTACTGTCCCACTGCCATATACAGGCCGTTTGTGGATAAGGCACTTAAACAGATGGGACTGCGTAAACTGATCCTCAGACTGCACAAGCTGATGGACCGCTCGCTGCAGAGGTCCAGAACTGCTCTGTTGAGTCACATGCCGTCTCAAGAG CTGTCAGTGGTCCCGGGTTATTCTTTGCAGCACTGTGACTACCTTCCAGAGCTATCTCGTCACGTGTCTGGTCAGGTGGAAGAGGAGGCGGAGTCAGGACAAGTATCGTGGGAGGAGCTAATGGATATGGACCTGCCCTCATTCCGGCCGGCTTTCTTGGTGCTTTGCCGTGTGCTGCTAAATGTTATTCACGAGTGCCTAAAACTGCGCCTTGAGCAAAGGCCTGCAGGGGAACCATCCCTGCTTAGCATCAAGCAG TTGGTGCGTGAGTGTAAAGAGGTTCTTAAAGGAGGGCTCCTGATGAAGCAGTACTACCAGTTCATGCTGCGAGGCGTCGTCACTGACCCCCAGGGTCTGCAGACTAACGCCAACATCGACGAGTTTGAGGAGGATCTCCATAAAATGCTAGAG GTGTACTTTGACTATATGCGCAGCTGGATCCAGATGTTACAGCAGCTGCCTCAAGCCTCCCACAGCCTGAAGAACCTGCTGGAGGAGGAGTGGAACTTCTCCAAAGTCATCACTCCATACATCCGGGGTGGAGAAGCCCAGTCTGGGAAACTGTTTTG TGATATTGCTGGCATGCTGCTAAAATCCACTGGAGACTTTCTGGATGCAGGACTTCAGAAGAGTGGCAATGAGTTCTGGGAGTGTGCAGATGATAGCACTGCCTCGGATGAAATCAG GCGTTCAGTGATTGAGACAAGTCGCTCACTCAAAGAGCTCTTCCATGAAGCCAGGGAGAGAGCATCTAAAGCGCTGGGCTTTGCCAAGATGCTGCGCAAG GATCTTGAGATTGCTGCAGAATTCAGCCTAACAAGTGGAGTACCCTCTCTCCTCCAAGCTCTGAAGGCCAAGAATTACGTCAAA GTTCAAATCCCAGGACTGGAAGAGCTCCAGGTGTTTGTCCCTTGTAATCTGATGGACCAGCGGCTGGTCATCTTGCAGCTGTTAAATGCAGCAGCTGGAAAGGACTGCTCAAAAGAGCCAGACGAGATCCCAGAATTTGAGGCCTACCTGCTCATGAGCAAGCATGGAGTCGGGGAATCGACCACCGATGGAACTTGGGCTGAGTGGGATGGCACTGTGCTCAAACTGGTGCCTCAGATGGAGACTGTGGACACTTTACGGGCCATGAAG GTGGACAATCTCTTGCTGGTTGTGATGCAGTCGGCCCACTTGGTGACACAACGCAAAGCTTTCCAGTTATCAATGGAAGAAATTCTCACCCTCAGCCGAGAGCAGACATCCAGCCAGCCGCTTATCGTCTGCGCCCTGGAACAGCTCAAG AATGAAGCTCTCCAGCTGTGCATCAAGATCAACACAGCAATCGACCGTGTGGAATACATGTTCATGTCAGAGTTTGAGGCTGAGGTGGAGGAGACAGAGAAGGCCACACTGCAGCAGTATTACAGAGAGGCCATGATTCAGGGCTACAACTTTGCTTTTGAG TACCATAAAGAGGTTGTTCGGCTGATGTCTGGAGAGTTCAGACGACGAATAGGGGAGCGCTACATCGCTTTTGCCCGCAAGTGGATGAACTTTGTCCTCACAAAGTGTGAAAGTGGAAGAGGCACTCGTCCACG GTGGGCGACACAGGGCTTTGATTTTCTTCAAGCGATTGAGGCTGCGTTTATATCAGCCTTGCCAGAAGATGACTTTCTG AGTCTGCAAGCTCTGATGAATGAATGTATCGGTCATGTTATCGGCAAACCGCACAGTCCAGTCAGCAGTATGTACTTTG GCCCACGAAACAGCCCTCGACCTGTCAAAGTCCCCCGTTGCCATAGTGATCCTCCAAACCCATACCTCTTCATCCCTTCATCTCATGCCGAGGGTTTCAG GGGCTCCAATGTACATGAGAACGACCGTCTCTCATCTGTGGCGGCGGAGCTGCATTTTAAATCCCTCAGTCGCCATTCTAGCCCGACAGAGGACAGAGAAG AGCCCTCGTATCCTAAAGGAGACCCCAGCAGTACGGCCCGCCGCAGCTGGGAGCTCCGCAACTTCATCAGCCAGTCAAAAG ACACAGCAGCACGTCAAAGCCCTATGGAGGCTGTGCGGCGCTCCATACGCACCTTCGACGACAAGCACTATTTGCTCATGAGACAGCGAAACATCATAGGACAGGTGTGCAACACCCCCAAGTCCTACGATAATGTCATGCATGTGGGCCTGCGCAAGGTCACCTTCAAATGGCAGAGAGGCAACAAGATAG GCGAAGGGCAGTATGGAAAGGTTTACACTTGCATCAATGTGGACACTGGTGAACTGATGGCCATGAAGGAG ATTCGCTTTCAGCCCAATGACCACAAAACCATAAAGGAAACGGCCGATGAGCTGAAGATATTTGAAGGAATCAAACATCCCAACCTTGTCCGCTACTTTGGCGTTGAGCTGCACAGG GAGGAGATGTATATCTTTATGGAGTACTGTGACGAGGGGACCCTGGAGGAAGTGTCTAGACTGGGTCTGCAGGAACACGTCATCCGCCTCTACAGCAAGCAGATCACAACGGCAATCAACGTGCTCCATGAACACGGCATTGTCCACCGTGACATTAAAG GAGCCAATATCTTCCTCACATCATCTGGTTTAATAAAGCTAGGGGACTTCGGCTGCTCCGTGAAGCTAAAGAACAATGCTCAGACGATGCCTGGAGAGGTGAACAGCACACTGGGAACAGCAG CATACATGGCTCCTGAGGTCATCACAAGGGCAAAGGGTGAAGGTCATGGTCGTGCTGCTGATATCTGGAGCCTTGGTTGTGTTCTCATAGAAATGGTCACTGGAAAG AGACCCTGGCACGAATATGAGCATAACTTTCAGATCATGTATAAAGTGGGAATGGGCCACAAACCACCCATTCCTGAAAAGCTGAGCACAGAGGGGAAGGACTTCCTGGCCCATTGCCTAGAGAGTGAACCGAAGCGGCGATGGACCGCCAGTGCCCTGTTGGACCATCCATTTGTCAAG GTCTGCACGGATGAAGAGTGA